DNA sequence from the Chitinophagaceae bacterium genome:
TATCCTAAAAAGGGTAGCCGCTTTTTTTTATGTACAAACAAGAATTAGTAAAAAAATAAATACGATGAGTCGTTTGATAAAACACTATTTTGTAGTTTTGATAAATTTTTGGAAAAAAACTTGACAATTCAAAAAATGGATTTTAATTTACTAATGTTTCAGGCAAGAATTGCAAGCAGAAACAAAACAAACTTTTTAAGATTAGCCTCATTTAAAGTTTAAGTTTTATTCACATTAAAAAACTTATATTATGCTTAAGAAATCATTATTAATTCTCGGATTGGTTTTTACTTATTTTTCATTTCCAACCTTTGGTCAGCAGGACCCCCAGTACAGTATGTACATGTTTAATGGTATGTCTATTAATCCGGCATATGCAGGAAGCAGGGAAAAAATAAGTTTGACAGCATTGTACCGTCATCAGTGGTCAGGCATGGATGGTGCACCAAGAACAATTTCATTTAACGCACACTCGCCATTATTGAATGATAGAATAGGGTTAGGTTTAAGTGTTGTAAATGACAGAATAGGAGTAACTAATACTAATCATATTAATGGAGCTTATGCTTACAGGCTGCCAACTGATATAGGTCGATTGTCATTTGGTATACAAGGTGGATTTTCTCACTATAATTCAAGATGGTCAGATTTAGTATTGAATGATGCAGGAGATAATAATTTTAGTTCAAATTCTCCCAACTTATTTTTACCTAACTTCGGGTTTGGAATATATCTTTATGATCACAACAGGTATTATGTAGGAGTCTCAGCTCCTCAATTACTAAATAACAGCTTAAATGAAAGCTTAAGTTTAGAAGGTACAAATAATGTAGCCCGTCAGTTTAAGCACTATTTTTTCACAGCCGGATATGTTGCAAAGCTTAATGAATTTATGAAATTCAAACCATCAGTATTGCTAAAGTATGTACATGGTGCTCCATTGCAAGCTGATTTTAATGCAAGTCTATTGTTTTATGACGCATTGTGGGTTGGAGCTTCATACAGAACAGGTGATTCGTTTGTCTTCATGGTTGAATACTACTTCGGAGAAAGATTTAGAGCAGGATATGCTTACGATTATACTATAACTGAATTGAATAATTACACTTCAGGTTCACACGAAATAATGATAGGCTATGAATTTAGTCTGGATAAAGATGCTTACCTCACTCCGAGAAGAATATCATACTTCTAGAGGTACTTAAGCAAATGAGGCTGATAAGAGCCCGGTGAAAACCGGGCTCTTATCGTTTTAAGTCAAAGTAATACGTGATTTTTTCTTTAAATTCTTCTGCTAATGCTTCATTTGTTTCCCAATTAAATTTTACTGCATAGTTTTCTTCAACAAATTTAACTGCAATATCACTATCATTTAAAGTACCTATTTCTCTTATTGCCTGACTAAATAAATCCATATTTCCGTTAAAAAGCACTTTCGAATAGGTAAATCTATCGTTTAAGTCAAAGATATCTTTTAAAGACTCAAATCTTTTCATTCCACTACCTGATTTTTTTTTGTCTTGATTACTACCTCCGGAAGTTAACTTGTCATGTATAGATAAAGGGATGTCTTTTCCACTTAATAAATGTGTGGTATTGCCCTTGTTTTTATCTGACTCCTTTTTGATATTATCTGTTTCTTTATCTTTTTCTAAGAAAACTTCCTGCTTTTCAGGAATTTCATTTTCTGTTAGATCAGAACCTTTTTTATCTGAATCTAAACTCTCATTAATTTCAGTGTCTTTTTTTTCATCCTCAAAACCTTCCTTTACGTCTTTTTCTTTCTGTGAGATATTACCCGTTAAAACTGAATCAATTTCAATCTCATTATCTTTTTTCTCATCAATATTATCTGAATTTTTCTCTTCATTATCTCTTTGAGTGTTTAATTGTGACTCGGGTTTTGATTTTTCTGCGGAGTTCACTTCCGGAGTTTTTGAGTCTTCATGTGAAACATCAGAAGTTGATTCTTCTGTTTTTTTAAATGAATTATCTGTAAGTAGATTTTCAACTTTATCTTCAGTTTCAATACTACCGGATAAATCTTGACTTGCAATTGATTCCAGAAGGTTTGATTGTTCACTTAAGTTTTTCAAATAGGCGTTAAACAAATCTATTTCAACTGAATCAGGAATATCATCAGTAGAAATATTTTGATTTAAATTTTGAAGTTTTTTTAAAATTTTTTCAATTCTGTTGTGAATATCTTGCTTATTCATTTTTTAAAATTAATTTTATGCAAAGAGAACGAGGTATTTTTTTTATTAATTGTTTAAACTTAATACCTTCATATTTTTTTTCCAAAGAAAAAGAAAACTAATTAATATTATATGTTTATTGAGCCTTCAAGCAAAGGTACTAAAAGAGGATGGATAGAAGTTATATGTGGCTCTATGTTTTCCGGAAAAACCGAAGAATTAATCAGACGACTCAGACGCGCTCAAATTGCAAATTTGAAGGTAGAGATTTTTAAGCCTTTGGTAGACGACCGCTATCATGAAAGTGATATAGTTTCTCATAACCAAAATACCATTCATTCGACACCCATTAGTCATTCAGAAAATATTTTACTTTTCGCGGATAAATTTATTGATGTAATAGGAATTGATGAAGCACAATTTTTTGATGATGGTATAGTCGGTGTATGTGAAAAGCTGGCTTTAAGCGGATCCAGGATTGTGGTTGCAGGTTTGGATATGGATTTTGCAGGAAAGCCGTTTGGCCCTATTCCCGATTTACTGGCTATTGCAGATTATATTACTAAAGTGCATGCGATATGCAATGTATGTGGAGAGATTGCAAACTATTCTTACAGAAAAACATCAGAAACAGGGCAATTCCTTCTTGGAGAGAAGGATCTTTATGAACCCAGATGCAGAAAATGTTTTTTTGATATAGAAAAAAAATAGCCTCTCTCTTTGAAAGTGACTAACAATGTATTAGTTTTGTTATTGGTTATTTAATAATTGCTTAAATAAAAATTTAAATTCAAAAGCACTAACGTATGAGAAAGTCAATCTTATTAATGATTGGAATTGTAATATGCAATTTCAGTTTTGGGCAAAATGCAGCAGATGCATTTAAAGTTCCCGCGGACAGAAAAGTAAATTCTGCCGAATTTCAACAAATTAAAGATCAGTATAAAAATACCGATCAACAAGGACAGCGTTCTACTGTAAGCTTTTACGTAGATTATGATGAGGCTGATGCACTTCACGCTGCAGAAGTAGGAGGAGATTATAACAGATTTATTTGGGGTCTTAATCGTGATTTTGCTACTACATCTACCAGTAACGATGATAATTTTACGGTAAGATGGGGAGCTATTACTTTTAAAGATCTTTATGATTATACTACTGATATAAGTTACCCATATGATATTTCAGAAGTAACAATTGATTCAGTATTTTTCGTTTTTAACCATGAAAGAGCAGCTAATGCTACTTCTGATGACACTATTAAAATATCTATTTTTCAATTAGCTACGAATGCTTCCGGCATTACTAGTTCTAATGGCTTGGTTATTTCAAATACAATTCTTTGGGATACATTGTTAATTACAGATCAAAACCTTTCACCACAGGACCAATTAGCTGTAGCAGGTGTTCCTGTTGGCTTGACCCTCCCTCCCGGTGTGAAATATGG
Encoded proteins:
- a CDS encoding type IX secretion system membrane protein PorP/SprF, which encodes MLKKSLLILGLVFTYFSFPTFGQQDPQYSMYMFNGMSINPAYAGSREKISLTALYRHQWSGMDGAPRTISFNAHSPLLNDRIGLGLSVVNDRIGVTNTNHINGAYAYRLPTDIGRLSFGIQGGFSHYNSRWSDLVLNDAGDNNFSSNSPNLFLPNFGFGIYLYDHNRYYVGVSAPQLLNNSLNESLSLEGTNNVARQFKHYFFTAGYVAKLNEFMKFKPSVLLKYVHGAPLQADFNASLLFYDALWVGASYRTGDSFVFMVEYYFGERFRAGYAYDYTITELNNYTSGSHEIMIGYEFSLDKDAYLTPRRISYF
- a CDS encoding thymidine kinase; the protein is MFIEPSSKGTKRGWIEVICGSMFSGKTEELIRRLRRAQIANLKVEIFKPLVDDRYHESDIVSHNQNTIHSTPISHSENILLFADKFIDVIGIDEAQFFDDGIVGVCEKLALSGSRIVVAGLDMDFAGKPFGPIPDLLAIADYITKVHAICNVCGEIANYSYRKTSETGQFLLGEKDLYEPRCRKCFFDIEKK